The DNA segment AGATAAAACAAAGGAATGAAAATGCTAACATTGTGGTTGCACCATCTGATCATTTAATTATTAATGAAGATAAATTTGTTGAAGTTATACAAAAAAGCTTTGGATTTATTTCCGCAAACAACTGTTTGTTGACATTAGGCATCAACCCGACACGTCCGGAAACGGGATACGGATATATACAGATCAGTGATAATCAACCTGAAGGTTTTAATTATATTAATAAGGTTAAAAGTTTTACGGAAAAACCGGATCGGGACACTGCCGAGAAATTTCTTGAAAGCGGTGAATTTTTTTGGAATTCGGGAATATTTATTTGGTCGTTAAAGAGCATAAATAAAGCATTTAAGAAACACCTTCCGGATGTTGAACGTTTATTCTCAAATATTGATAAAATCTCAACTCCCGAAAAAGAAAAAATATATATAAATGAATCCTATTCTGAATGCAAGATCATTTCCATTGATAACGGAATTATGGAGCATGCCGATAATGTTTATGTTTATTGTACAGAGTTTGGTTGGTCTGATCTGGGAACTTGGGATTCATTATATGAGAACTCAACCAAAACCAAAGAAGGCAATGTTTTCAGTTCCGAAAATATTTTAACATACGACACGAAAAACACTATAATTAATGTCCCGGATAATAAACTAATTGTTGTTGAAGGTCTTGAGGGATATATTATTGCAGA comes from the Bacteroidales bacterium genome and includes:
- a CDS encoding mannose-1-phosphate guanylyltransferase, which translates into the protein MNKNNFCVIMAGGIGSRFWPISKTKKPKQFLDILGTGRTLLQQTFDRFIKICPKENIYIVTNEIYANQVAEQLPEISQEQILSEPLRRNTAPCIAYSNLKIKQRNENANIVVAPSDHLIINEDKFVEVIQKSFGFISANNCLLTLGINPTRPETGYGYIQISDNQPEGFNYINKVKSFTEKPDRDTAEKFLESGEFFWNSGIFIWSLKSINKAFKKHLPDVERLFSNIDKISTPEKEKIYINESYSECKIISIDNGIMEHADNVYVYCTEFGWSDLGTWDSLYENSTKTKEGNVFSSENILTYDTKNTIINVPDNKLIVVEGLEGYIIAESENTLMICKRDNEKKIREFVKDVEEKKGDSYI